Part of the Nitrosophilus alvini genome, AAGTAAATTTGCTTCCGGTATGATTGTTTATATATTTTGCAGCAGGAAATTTCTCTCTTATCTCTTTTATTTTCCTGTCTATATCCTCCAATGATGAAGATACAAGAAGAGTCCCGTGTTCGGGCGAACTGAAATTTTTGGCTTCCAAAGGAAGATGTATCATATAAAATGGCAAACCTTTCGCCAAATCTGGTGTATTGGGATGTATACTGCTTGGCGGGAAAAAAGAGAGGTTTACAGGGATATTCAAAGATCTGAGCGATTTTACCTGATATGAAAATGCAACATCATCTATTATTATGGCAAGTTTTGGCTTTCCTTTTACGACAACATCTTTTTTTATCTTTTTAATATCAACCTTTTCCTCTTCTTTTACATTTTGCATATAGTCGCTGACTTCAGACTTATACTCTTTTATATGCTCCGAAATTACTTTTTTTTCTCTCTTTTTTATTTTGGCTATTTTTTTTATCGCTATTTTTGAAGCAGCCTCATAACCTTTGTCATATCCTGCCTTGTATGCGATATATCCGACAACACTGCTGAAAACAAGCAAAAGAAATATTATAAAAGATATTAAAAGTATGGGAAATTTTGAAACTTTTTTTGAAGATTTTCTTTTTCTGGAAGCTTTTGAAGTTCTAGATTTTCTTTTAGTCATAAGCAGTTCGAAAAACTGAAAGCCAAAAGGCTTTCAGATCAGTTTTTGTCCTGGTCTACTATCTTGTTGGCTGTAATCCATGGCATCATAGATCTAAGTTTTTCTCCGGTCTGTTCTATAAGAGAGTTTTTGCAAAGATTTCTCTCCGCATTCATTCTCACATAGCCGGCTTTTCTCTCAAGTATAAAGTCTTTGGCAAATTTACCGTTCTGGATCTCTTTGAGTA contains:
- a CDS encoding divergent polysaccharide deacetylase family protein is translated as MTKRKSRTSKASRKRKSSKKVSKFPILLISFIIFLLLVFSSVVGYIAYKAGYDKGYEAASKIAIKKIAKIKKREKKVISEHIKEYKSEVSDYMQNVKEEEKVDIKKIKKDVVVKGKPKLAIIIDDVAFSYQVKSLRSLNIPVNLSFFPPSSIHPNTPDLAKGLPFYMIHLPLEAKNFSSPEHGTLLVSSSLEDIDRKIKEIREKFPAAKYINNHTGSKFTSDKYAMARLLRVLKKYDFVFIDSRTTSDTVVPYIEKVTNEPYLSRDIFLDNKADVGYIRGQLKKAVAIAKKRGYAVAIGHPHPKTIEALKKSKDILKEVDLVYVKDLTIH